In the genome of Azotosporobacter soli, the window CGAGCTTTTCGTGAATCCCCTGAAAACCAATGACAAGATCCGGTTTCAAGCCGAGTATCTGCTCCGTATTTACATTGTAGACATAGCCGATCTCCGGCAAATTTTCCGTGCCGGAAATCGGCGGCGCATTCCGAGAATTCGGCTTGCCAACCGCTTGTCCACCGGCAGCATACAACGTCTCCAACAAAGAGGTTGATAAAACAACAATGCGTTGCGGCCTTTGCTTCAGTTCAACCTGTCGCCCGCTGTCATCCGCGATGACAGCAAACGCATTCTTGTTTTCCGCCTGCTTTGCGCCACCGCACCCACCTACACCGATGACTACGAATAAAACGAGTAACAATGCCGTTTTTTTCATCCATATACTCATTTCACATTTTTCTCCCATCCACTTGAAATGGCAAAGGCCGGATATACTATCCGGCAACAAATGCAGGTCACTTATTCATTCAGCCTCGGTCAACGCATCACGTGCGTGTTGTATATACAGATTGCGAACCGCAACTCTTTCGCCCAAGCCTGTTTTCTCAAATTCAACCTCGAATCCTGCCGTACGCAGCTGATTCAACCAAGACTCCGCTTGCGCTCCGAGCATGTCCCTCAGCACATGGTCGCCGCAGACCAGCAGCAATGGCAACAGTTTCACCTTGCAAACACGTCGCTGCAACAAGAGTTTGATCGCATCGTCCAAGTTGGGATGACAATTCTCTTCTAATGCTCCAACGACCACTTGTTCACTACCCTTATCAAATTCTTGCTGGAGCCTCTCATATGCCGGATTTTCACGGTTGGGCGAGCCATGCCCCATCAAAAGTAATGCCTGCCCCTGCGCCAAATTCTCGATCTGCTCTTGCAGCGCGGCTACGAGTGCCGTATAATCTTCCGGTCTTTCCAATAATGGCCGACCGATTCGCAATGTCGCAAACATCCCCTTGCACCGTTCGAGGACCGCAATAACCTTATCTGAAAATTCTTGTCCTGCAGTAACATGCGTCACCTGGACTAAAACCTCTTGATAACCGTCTTGCTGCAATTGTTTTAATACTTCTTCCAGGCTCGGCGCTTCAATTCCTTCTGACGCAAGGCGTCGTCTGACAAATTGCGACGTAAAAACGCGGTAATGATCATATTGCGGAAAGGATTGACGCATATCTCTTTCAATACTTTCAATGCAGGTTTTTCGCGCAGAAGCAAGCGTAGTGCCAAAACTGACTACGACCATCGCTTTCGTCTGGCGTATCATGCGCCTCACTTCCTTCCGCCAATTATTATCTAGCCCAACGGATGTTTTTTCGCCAAAATTGTTGACAAGTAGTTGACTGATGTTTCATCCACTTCGTTCAAATCATAACTGATGACTTCATCCGGCAAACCGCATTTACTGACCATAACCGCGTTATCGCTGAAACCGTACTTTTTTAAGCCCGCTCTGATCTGCTTAAAATTTTTATACACCTTCATCAATACGACATTATCGGCAGTTTCCAAAATTTTGTCGAGTTCCTGCTCTTGCATTGTAGCCGGCACGATGCACATGACGTCATTGCCTTCCGCCAAAGGTAAACCCAATCGGCTTCCCATCGCGCAAAACGCAGGCACGCCAGGAATCGTTTCGATTGCAAAGCCGCAGTCTTTTAACAAACGATAAACATACATATACGTGCTAAAAAACATCGGGTCGCCCAGCGTCAGAAATACAACTTTCTTGCCTGCCTGCAATTGTTCGAGAATTGCGTTCTTATTATCTTCCCAAGCCAACGCTAATCGTTCGCTATCGTTAATCATCGGAAAGACAAGTTTTAACACTTCCACATCTTTTTTTAAATAGGGGCGTGCGATCGACAATGCCGTACTATCCTCTTTTTTCTCCGTTTTCGGCGCAATAATCACATCTGCCTCTTTAATGACTTCGACCGCTTTTAGCGTCAATAGTTGCGGATCTCCTGGGCCAACGCCCACACCATAAAATATACCAGCCATACTTGCCACCAATCCTTTCCTGCGTTTGCAAATGAAAAATCCCAACACAAGCGTGTTGGGAAATCGTACACAAAATGCCTGTACGAAATCCCCTCCCTATCGCTCGTAGGTAATAACGGTGATTGTCGTATAGGCAGTTCTCCTGGCTTTGGCTCATCGTTTCCCCAGCCCTTCCCAAAACCAAACGGCTTCAGTGGTACAACCTGGGTTCACTCCCCATTACAGTGGCGGGAC includes:
- a CDS encoding sirohydrochlorin cobaltochelatase, encoding MIRQTKAMVVVSFGTTLASARKTCIESIERDMRQSFPQYDHYRVFTSQFVRRRLASEGIEAPSLEEVLKQLQQDGYQEVLVQVTHVTAGQEFSDKVIAVLERCKGMFATLRIGRPLLERPEDYTALVAALQEQIENLAQGQALLLMGHGSPNRENPAYERLQQEFDKGSEQVVVGALEENCHPNLDDAIKLLLQRRVCKVKLLPLLLVCGDHVLRDMLGAQAESWLNQLRTAGFEVEFEKTGLGERVAVRNLYIQHARDALTEAE
- the cobI gene encoding precorrin-2 C(20)-methyltransferase yields the protein MAGIFYGVGVGPGDPQLLTLKAVEVIKEADVIIAPKTEKKEDSTALSIARPYLKKDVEVLKLVFPMINDSERLALAWEDNKNAILEQLQAGKKVVFLTLGDPMFFSTYMYVYRLLKDCGFAIETIPGVPAFCAMGSRLGLPLAEGNDVMCIVPATMQEQELDKILETADNVVLMKVYKNFKQIRAGLKKYGFSDNAVMVSKCGLPDEVISYDLNEVDETSVNYLSTILAKKHPLG